GCATCGCCGACCGCACCGCCCGCGCTACCGCGGCCATTTGCGCCAGTGAGGTGATCGTCGGTTACGGCCCTTATGTGGACAGCATTGCCGATTTGATCACGGATCAGCAGGTGATCACCTCGGGGATGATGAAAGAGTCGGAGCGCTGCCACGCCGCCCTGGATGCGGCCCGCGCCGGGAAGCGCGTGGCGCTGATTTCGTCGGGCGATGCCGGCATGTACGGGATGGCCGGGCTGGCTATGGAGATGGCGGCAGCCGATGGCGACCACATCGCCATGGAAGTGATCCCCGGCGTCACCGCGGCCAACTCGGCGGCCGCTCTGCTCGGCGCGCCACTGATGCTCGACAGCGCCACCATCAGCCTCAGCGACCTGCTGGTGCCGTGGGAGATGATCGTCACCCGCCTCGAAGCCGTGGCCGCCGCTGATCTGGTGGTGTCGCTGTACAACCCGCGCAGCAAAAAACGGGTGATGCAGCTCGAAGAGGCAACGCGCATTTTCCGCGCCCAGCGCCCCGGCACCACGCCGGTCGGCATTGCCACAGCCGTGGGCAGCGCCGATCAGCAGGTGGTGCTCACCGACCTCGACCATCTGTTGGAGCAGGAGGTGGGCATGCGATCAGTGGTGATCATCGGCAACGCCACCACCTGCGTATTGGATGGCCGCATGGTGACGCCGCGCGGTTACTATGGGGATAA
This region of uncultured Desulfuromonas sp. genomic DNA includes:
- the cobJ gene encoding precorrin-3B C(17)-methyltransferase, whose amino-acid sequence is MADRTARATAAICASEVIVGYGPYVDSIADLITDQQVITSGMMKESERCHAALDAARAGKRVALISSGDAGMYGMAGLAMEMAAADGDHIAMEVIPGVTAANSAAALLGAPLMLDSATISLSDLLVPWEMIVTRLEAVAAADLVVSLYNPRSKKRVMQLEEATRIFRAQRPGTTPVGIATAVGSADQQVVLTDLDHLLEQEVGMRSVVIIGNATTCVLDGRMVTPRGYYGDKDREQE